A stretch of the Comamonas testosteroni TK102 genome encodes the following:
- a CDS encoding PLP-dependent aminotransferase family protein has product MFKHAQLESVKAWISDPAHGPLPLHARIQRALRQLILDGALDVGRRLPASRALAQSLAVSRDTVETAYTQLHAEGFIERRTGSGSFVSEQVQRLPGRGQMYSPVGHTPALRLSQRGAAMFAGGGLRDFLAPRAFAPGVPETRNFPLQTWERLQRQVFKEYGTQALLHSPPQGTEALRQAIAAYVNLERGARATPERVLVLTSSQQALTLCANVLLDAGDRIFIEDPVYHGARKAFDAAGLECVPVPLDADGMQVDLLQTMPCAKAVFLTPSHQFPTGTTLALDRRLAAIAWAQQEQAWIIEDDYDSEFHYAGKPKACVQGLDQHERTIYIGTFTKSMFPGLRIAYMVLPASLVAPMTVARTLLDGHSAPIAQLTLARFIEGGHLGAHVRTMRAVYAERRDVLARLVREHLGDFLEPRVPAGGMQMPCRLIRDISERAAVDCARKADIDLLGLTQLHASNPLQAGFLMGFAAHTPHELEVAAKKLASVLRTLGP; this is encoded by the coding sequence TTGTTCAAGCACGCCCAACTCGAATCCGTCAAGGCCTGGATCAGCGACCCCGCTCATGGCCCCTTGCCGCTGCATGCCCGCATCCAGCGGGCCCTGCGGCAGCTGATCCTCGATGGCGCGCTGGACGTGGGCCGGCGCCTGCCGGCATCGCGCGCCCTGGCCCAATCGCTGGCCGTCTCGCGCGATACGGTGGAGACCGCCTATACCCAGTTGCATGCCGAAGGCTTTATCGAACGACGCACGGGCAGCGGCAGCTTTGTGTCCGAGCAGGTGCAGCGACTTCCGGGGCGTGGCCAGATGTACAGCCCTGTAGGGCACACTCCCGCCTTGCGCTTGAGCCAGCGTGGCGCAGCCATGTTCGCGGGCGGTGGCCTGCGTGATTTCCTGGCCCCACGCGCTTTTGCGCCCGGTGTGCCGGAGACACGCAACTTTCCGCTTCAGACCTGGGAAAGGTTGCAGCGGCAGGTTTTCAAGGAGTACGGCACCCAGGCTCTGCTGCACAGTCCGCCACAGGGCACCGAGGCTTTGCGCCAGGCCATTGCCGCCTATGTCAACCTGGAGCGCGGCGCGCGCGCCACGCCCGAACGCGTGCTGGTGTTGACCAGTTCGCAGCAGGCTCTGACCCTGTGTGCCAATGTGCTGCTCGATGCAGGTGACCGCATCTTCATCGAAGACCCGGTGTATCACGGCGCACGCAAAGCCTTCGATGCGGCGGGGCTGGAGTGCGTGCCCGTGCCGCTGGATGCCGACGGCATGCAGGTGGATCTATTGCAGACCATGCCCTGCGCCAAGGCCGTGTTCCTGACGCCCTCCCACCAGTTCCCGACGGGCACCACTCTGGCCCTGGATCGCCGGCTAGCCGCCATTGCCTGGGCGCAGCAGGAGCAGGCGTGGATCATCGAAGATGACTACGACAGCGAGTTTCACTACGCCGGCAAGCCCAAGGCCTGCGTGCAGGGGCTCGATCAGCACGAGCGCACCATCTATATCGGCACCTTCACCAAGTCGATGTTCCCCGGGCTGCGCATTGCCTATATGGTGTTGCCAGCTTCGCTGGTTGCCCCCATGACGGTGGCGCGGACCTTGCTCGATGGACACAGCGCACCCATTGCGCAATTGACACTGGCGCGGTTCATCGAAGGCGGACACCTGGGCGCGCATGTGCGTACCATGCGCGCCGTCTATGCCGAGCGGCGTGACGTGCTGGCTCGGCTGGTACGCGAGCACCTGGGGGATTTTCTGGAGCCGAGGGTGCCTGCGGGCGGCATGCAGATGCCGTGTCGCTTGATTCGCGACATTTCCGAGCGCGCCGCCGTGGATTGCGCCCGCAAAGCGGACATCGACCTGCTCGGGTTGACGCAGCTGCATGCATCGAACCCGCTCCAGGCGGGTTTTCTCATGGGATTTGCCGCTCACACACCGCATGAGCTGGAAGTCGCTGCCAAAAAGCTGGCGAGCGTGCTGCGTACGCTAGGCCCCTGA
- the bioD gene encoding dethiobiotin synthase: MIGCFVTGTDTGVGKTLASCALLHALAGHHSRVVGMKAVAAGADPDGQGGWVNEDTVALRAASTLAVPAALDNPVLLPDPMSPHIAARRAGVEVTLAPILDAYRQLAAQADAVVVEGAGGWRVPLSDSLCIADLAVALQLPVVLVVGLKLGCLNHAVLTVEAIRAAGLPLAGWVASRVEPQMLVPEENMDWLRHQLGRLGAPLLADIPWQATPDPRLTSFSLPKEWQ, encoded by the coding sequence ATGATCGGCTGTTTCGTCACGGGCACCGATACCGGTGTGGGCAAGACCCTGGCCAGCTGCGCACTGCTGCACGCACTGGCAGGACACCATTCGCGCGTGGTGGGCATGAAGGCCGTGGCCGCAGGCGCCGATCCCGACGGGCAGGGCGGCTGGGTCAACGAAGACACGGTGGCCTTGCGCGCTGCCTCCACGCTGGCCGTGCCGGCAGCGCTGGACAACCCCGTGTTGCTGCCAGACCCCATGTCGCCGCATATCGCGGCCCGGCGCGCGGGCGTGGAGGTGACACTGGCGCCGATTCTGGACGCCTACCGGCAATTGGCGGCGCAGGCCGATGCCGTGGTGGTCGAGGGCGCGGGCGGCTGGCGTGTGCCGCTGTCGGACTCTCTTTGCATTGCCGATCTGGCCGTGGCGCTGCAGCTGCCGGTGGTGCTGGTGGTGGGCCTCAAGCTCGGTTGCCTGAACCATGCGGTGCTGACCGTCGAGGCGATTCGCGCCGCCGGCTTGCCGCTGGCGGGCTGGGTGGCCAGCCGTGTGGAGCCACAGATGCTGGTGCCCGAGGAAAACATGGACTGGCTGCGTCATCAGCTGGGGCGGCTGGGCGCGCCGCTGCTGGCCGATATTCCATGGCAGGCCACTCCCGATCCTCGCCTGACCAGTTTCTCTTTGCCCAAGGAATGGCAATGA
- the bioF gene encoding 8-amino-7-oxononanoate synthase translates to MTTSSNFWLQDIPRQLAALDAAALRRTRRTVAPLQGARIQVDGQPMLQFCSNDYLGLAQHPAMIEAACAGAQDFGVGSGGSPMVNGHSTANAALEEELARFVQLPRALYFYAGFATNASIIPALVGADDAIFSDALNHASLIDGCRLSRAQIHRFGHGDLAALEQLLAACPVQRKLVVSDAVFSMDGNVADIEGLLALCERYDALLLLDDAHGFGVLGPQGRGSLAAAGLTGAKASPRVLYMATLSKAAGVSGAFVAGHELLIEWLLQKTRSYTFATAAPAMLARALQTSLQLIEQQSALRLQLQARIAQLRAGLQPLLQGKGWRLLPSDTAVQALVVGGNDAALSLMEGLRRHGLWVPAIRPPTVPVGTARLRIALSALHTEADVKQLLAALQELAG, encoded by the coding sequence ATGACCACATCTTCCAATTTCTGGCTGCAGGATATTCCACGGCAGCTGGCTGCCCTGGACGCCGCCGCGCTGCGCCGCACCCGCCGTACCGTGGCGCCCTTGCAAGGTGCGCGCATTCAGGTTGACGGGCAGCCCATGCTGCAGTTCTGCAGCAACGACTACCTGGGGCTGGCCCAGCACCCGGCCATGATTGAGGCGGCCTGCGCCGGTGCGCAGGACTTTGGCGTGGGCTCGGGCGGCTCTCCCATGGTCAACGGCCATAGCACGGCCAATGCCGCGCTGGAGGAAGAGCTGGCCCGCTTTGTGCAACTGCCCCGTGCGCTTTACTTCTATGCCGGGTTTGCCACCAATGCCAGCATCATCCCGGCGCTGGTGGGCGCGGACGATGCCATTTTTTCGGACGCTCTTAACCACGCCAGCCTGATCGATGGCTGCCGCCTGTCGCGTGCACAGATCCACCGTTTCGGGCATGGCGACCTGGCCGCATTGGAGCAGTTGCTGGCTGCTTGCCCGGTGCAGCGCAAGCTGGTGGTGAGCGATGCCGTCTTCAGCATGGACGGCAATGTGGCTGATATCGAGGGTCTGCTGGCGCTGTGCGAGCGCTACGACGCCCTGCTGCTGCTGGACGATGCCCACGGCTTCGGCGTGCTCGGCCCGCAAGGCCGCGGCAGCCTGGCGGCCGCAGGGCTGACGGGGGCCAAGGCTTCGCCACGCGTGCTTTACATGGCCACGCTGAGCAAGGCGGCCGGCGTCTCGGGCGCCTTTGTGGCAGGCCATGAACTGCTGATCGAGTGGCTGCTGCAGAAAACGCGCAGCTACACCTTTGCGACGGCTGCACCCGCGATGCTGGCGCGTGCATTGCAAACCAGTCTGCAGCTGATAGAGCAGCAAAGCGCCCTGCGCCTGCAGTTGCAGGCCCGTATCGCCCAGCTGCGCGCGGGTCTGCAGCCCTTGTTGCAGGGCAAGGGCTGGCGGCTTTTGCCATCGGACACCGCCGTGCAGGCGCTGGTGGTGGGCGGCAACGACGCTGCGCTCAGCCTTATGGAAGGGTTGCGTCGTCATGGCCTGTGGGTGCCGGCGATCCGTCCCCCCACCGTGCCTGTGGGGACGGCACGGCTGCGCATCGCCCTGTCGGCGCTGCACACCGAGGCAGACGTGAAGCAGCTGCTGGCGGCGCTGCAGGAGCTGGCAGGCTGA